The following are encoded together in the Pseudodesulfovibrio indicus genome:
- a CDS encoding Lrp/AsnC family transcriptional regulator, with the protein MNNRKIDKLDLEILNILQEDGKVSNAEIARKVGKAPSAVLERVRKLKKSGIIKGYECIVNHKALGRGLTAFTSIRVEEGVGATEVGQKLAEFPEVLEVHYTAGRDSYLVKVRVEDTEALQATLAKFGTIGPVRDTNSTIVLTTVKESRVIPLPHEND; encoded by the coding sequence ATGAATAACAGAAAGATTGACAAACTGGATTTGGAAATCCTGAACATCCTTCAGGAAGATGGAAAGGTCTCCAATGCCGAAATTGCCCGCAAGGTCGGCAAGGCTCCTTCCGCTGTTCTCGAGCGCGTGCGCAAGCTCAAGAAGAGTGGTATAATCAAGGGGTACGAATGTATTGTCAACCACAAAGCCCTGGGCCGCGGGCTGACCGCCTTCACTTCCATCCGCGTGGAGGAGGGCGTCGGCGCAACCGAGGTCGGTCAGAAACTGGCCGAATTCCCGGAGGTTCTGGAAGTTCATTATACGGCTGGAAGGGATTCCTACCTGGTCAAGGTCCGGGTCGAGGATACCGAAGCGTTGCAGGCGACCCTGGCGAAGTTCGGCACCATCGGGCCGGTCAGGGACACCAACTCGACCATAGTGCTGACCACGGTGAAAGAATCGCGGGTCATACCACTACCTCACGAAAACGACTAG
- a CDS encoding ABC transporter permease, with the protein MKSNSLDRTRADARITVSARGAVMTVALSGRLDAAGTAAVWDDAVKGVGGTGFTSLVVDCAGVTYLNGSGEALLVKLREMARTIGATFELHNMRDEDRKLAELTWDVELPAYDGKSMERRSLAETLTDAGRQYWQSLRAMIAFVGESSILVGQVLIRPHKVRWKDVLLSCTNVGVDSLFIIVLIGFLMGLIMSFQSAISLQRFGGEIFVPNMLGLVMFREMGPLVTAILLAARSGSAFAAEIGTMKVNEELDALTTMGLSPMRFLVTPKLLSAMMMIPLMTMFFNLASLVGGAVVMLSMGYPLVTFTSRVFSYLSLSDFWGGMLKALVFSFLVAGVGCLRGLQTRSGASAVGLSTTSAVVTGIILIAFADGLFAVAYYYLGF; encoded by the coding sequence TTGAAAAGCAACTCGCTTGATCGTACCCGGGCCGATGCCCGCATAACCGTCTCCGCACGAGGCGCCGTCATGACGGTCGCCCTTTCCGGCCGCCTGGACGCCGCCGGAACCGCCGCCGTCTGGGACGACGCGGTCAAGGGCGTGGGCGGAACCGGGTTCACCTCCCTGGTGGTGGACTGCGCGGGCGTGACCTACCTGAACGGCTCCGGCGAGGCCCTGCTGGTCAAGCTCAGGGAGATGGCCAGGACCATTGGCGCCACCTTCGAACTGCACAACATGCGCGACGAGGACCGCAAGCTGGCGGAGCTGACCTGGGACGTGGAGCTGCCCGCCTACGACGGCAAGAGCATGGAGCGCCGCTCGCTGGCCGAGACCCTGACCGACGCCGGAAGACAGTACTGGCAGAGCCTGCGCGCCATGATTGCCTTCGTGGGCGAATCCTCGATCCTGGTCGGCCAGGTCCTGATCCGGCCCCACAAGGTGCGCTGGAAGGACGTTCTCCTGTCCTGCACCAACGTGGGCGTGGACTCCCTGTTCATCATCGTGCTCATCGGCTTTCTCATGGGGCTGATCATGTCCTTCCAGTCCGCCATCAGCCTGCAACGGTTCGGCGGCGAGATATTCGTGCCCAACATGCTCGGCCTGGTCATGTTCCGCGAGATGGGCCCGCTGGTCACCGCCATCCTGCTGGCCGCCCGGTCCGGCTCGGCCTTCGCAGCCGAGATCGGGACCATGAAGGTCAACGAGGAGCTGGACGCCCTGACCACCATGGGGCTGTCCCCCATGCGCTTTCTGGTGACGCCCAAGCTCCTGTCCGCCATGATGATGATTCCGCTGATGACCATGTTCTTCAACCTGGCGAGCCTGGTGGGCGGGGCGGTGGTCATGCTCTCCATGGGCTATCCCCTGGTGACCTTCACCTCGCGCGTGTTCAGCTATCTCTCCCTGTCCGATTTCTGGGGCGGCATGCTCAAGGCCCTGGTGTTCAGCTTCCTGGTGGCGGGCGTGGGTTGCCTGCGCGGCCTGCAGACCCGGTCCGGGGCCAGCGCGGTGGGCCTTTCCACCACCAGCGCCGTGGTCACCGGCATCATCCTCATAGCCTTCGCCGACGGCCTCTTCGCCGTGGCGTACTATTACCTTGGATTTTAG
- a CDS encoding ABC transporter ATP-binding protein has translation MENETVISVRNLTCGYDGNVVVDNVSFDIHRGEVFVILGGSGCGKSTLLKNMIGLIQPMAGEVFYGEDELTSADGARRDAIIRKFGVMYQMGALFGSMSLLQNVMLPLEEFTDLPREAISIIAKSKLAMVDLEQAAYKMPAALSGGMKKRAAIARAMALDPGILFLDEPGAGLDPISSASLDELIMDLSKNLGITFVIVTHELESIYKIADRVIMLDREVKSIVAEGDPRELRDTSTNLFVRRFFLRQPNIGKPGYDENGQPVAQG, from the coding sequence ATGGAAAACGAAACGGTCATCAGCGTGCGCAACCTGACCTGCGGGTACGACGGAAACGTGGTCGTGGACAACGTCAGCTTCGACATCCACCGGGGCGAGGTGTTCGTCATCCTGGGCGGATCGGGCTGCGGCAAGTCCACCCTGCTCAAGAACATGATCGGCCTGATCCAGCCCATGGCCGGAGAGGTCTTCTACGGCGAGGACGAACTGACCTCGGCCGACGGCGCACGGCGCGACGCCATCATCCGCAAATTCGGGGTCATGTACCAGATGGGCGCGCTCTTCGGGTCCATGTCACTGCTCCAGAACGTCATGCTCCCCCTGGAGGAGTTCACGGACCTGCCCCGCGAGGCCATCTCGATCATCGCCAAGTCCAAGCTGGCCATGGTGGACCTGGAGCAGGCCGCCTACAAGATGCCCGCCGCCCTGTCCGGCGGCATGAAGAAGCGCGCGGCCATAGCCAGGGCCATGGCGCTCGATCCCGGCATCCTGTTCCTGGACGAGCCGGGCGCCGGGCTGGACCCCATCTCCAGCGCGTCACTGGACGAGCTGATCATGGACCTCTCCAAGAATCTCGGCATCACCTTCGTCATCGTCACGCACGAGCTGGAGTCCATTTACAAAATAGCTGATCGGGTTATCATGCTCGACAGGGAAGTCAAATCCATCGTGGCCGAAGGCGACCCCCGCGAGCTGCGGGACACCTCCACCAACCTGTTCGTCCGGCGGTTCTTTCTCCGCCAGCCGAACATAGGCAAACCCGGCTATGACGAAAACGGGCAGCCCGTAGCGCAAGGATAG
- a CDS encoding MlaD family protein, which produces MIRKNDYFKLGLFIILGTGMLLAMVIILGAGRFFETTYPLETYFDESVNGLSVGSPVKLRGVQVGRVSQINFVTNIYPEAREREIRYVYVLCEINPDLFDDMSEEEFDDYVRRESKRGMRIRPTSLGLTGQLFLNTVYQDAESNPPLPLDWTPEFAYVPSVPSTLSRVEEAVTTISKTLSSLKQEDLQSIITDVKSIVGTIDDFMKTQGGQEAGERMLDILQSTRGILSRTDKLLSDPAAEAIIPNVSAITANVSRITEESADNIINAAAETRAAIASFKQASQVLSRTLTDPRMDKAMGEIAPTLENISQASADLAAAVSKIHALVNRVNGNIAAEEGALHSIIEDTREVLQNVKELTEDAKRYPSGVLFGNPPTKPNPETK; this is translated from the coding sequence ATGATACGGAAAAACGACTACTTCAAGCTGGGCCTCTTCATCATCCTCGGCACCGGCATGCTGCTGGCCATGGTCATCATCCTGGGAGCGGGCCGGTTTTTCGAGACCACCTATCCCCTGGAGACCTACTTCGACGAATCCGTCAACGGCCTGTCCGTCGGGTCCCCGGTCAAGCTGCGCGGCGTCCAGGTGGGCCGCGTGTCCCAGATCAATTTCGTGACCAACATCTATCCCGAAGCCCGCGAGCGCGAAATCCGCTACGTCTACGTCCTCTGCGAGATCAACCCGGATCTCTTCGACGACATGAGCGAAGAGGAGTTCGACGATTACGTCCGCCGGGAGTCCAAGCGCGGCATGCGCATCCGGCCCACCTCCCTGGGATTGACCGGCCAGCTCTTCCTGAACACCGTGTACCAGGACGCCGAGAGCAACCCGCCCCTGCCCCTGGACTGGACCCCGGAGTTCGCCTACGTTCCGTCCGTGCCCTCCACCCTCAGCCGGGTCGAGGAGGCCGTGACCACCATCAGCAAGACCCTGAGTTCCCTCAAGCAGGAAGACCTCCAGTCCATCATAACCGACGTCAAATCCATCGTCGGAACCATCGACGACTTCATGAAGACCCAGGGCGGCCAGGAAGCGGGCGAGCGCATGCTCGACATCCTGCAGTCCACGCGCGGCATCCTTTCCCGAACCGACAAGCTGCTGTCCGATCCCGCCGCCGAGGCGATCATCCCGAACGTCTCGGCCATCACCGCCAACGTCAGCCGGATCACCGAGGAATCGGCGGACAACATCATCAATGCCGCAGCCGAGACCCGCGCGGCCATCGCCAGCTTCAAGCAGGCCTCCCAGGTCCTGAGCAGGACCCTGACCGATCCCCGCATGGACAAGGCCATGGGCGAGATCGCCCCCACGCTGGAGAACATCTCCCAGGCGTCCGCCGACCTGGCCGCCGCGGTCAGCAAGATCCACGCCCTGGTCAACCGCGTGAACGGCAACATCGCCGCCGAGGAAGGGGCCCTCCACTCCATCATCGAGGACACCAGGGAAGTGCTGCAAAACGTCAAGGAGCTGACCGAAGACGCCAAGCGCTACCCGTCCGGCGTGCTCTTCGGCAATCCGCCGACCAAACCCAATCCCGAAACCAAGTAA
- a CDS encoding ABC-type transport auxiliary lipoprotein family protein — MKPYRILILVLAVALAASACVKLGGKPVDKRYYQLSPERTAAAATQPREETLKIRRLAVSDLYNARELVYRGPEGAIDSDFYNLLFVTPGNMLTTELRRWLTESGLFTHIVAPGSLVVPGLTLEGMVNALYGDYSGPAPAAVVEMQFFVVDESNAENAIVFAGSYKERVPLASADPQTLVQGMTQAVAHIFTNLENDLAVAPLEN; from the coding sequence ATGAAACCATACCGCATCCTGATCCTCGTCCTGGCCGTGGCCCTGGCCGCCTCCGCCTGCGTCAAGCTCGGCGGCAAGCCCGTGGACAAGCGCTACTACCAGCTCTCGCCCGAACGCACCGCCGCCGCAGCAACCCAGCCCCGCGAAGAAACCCTCAAGATCCGCCGGCTGGCCGTGTCCGATCTCTACAACGCCCGCGAGCTGGTCTACCGGGGCCCGGAGGGGGCCATAGACTCCGACTTCTACAACCTGCTCTTCGTCACCCCCGGCAACATGCTGACCACCGAACTGCGCCGCTGGCTGACCGAGTCCGGACTGTTCACCCATATCGTCGCGCCCGGCAGCCTGGTGGTCCCCGGCCTGACCCTGGAAGGCATGGTCAACGCCCTGTACGGCGACTATTCCGGCCCTGCACCCGCCGCCGTGGTCGAAATGCAGTTCTTCGTGGTGGACGAATCCAACGCCGAGAACGCCATCGTCTTCGCCGGCTCGTACAAGGAGCGGGTGCCCCTCGCCTCCGCCGATCCCCAGACCCTGGTCCAGGGCATGACACAGGCCGTGGCCCATATCTTCACCAACCTTGAAAACGATCTGGCCGTTGCGCCGCTTGAGAACTGA
- the yjgA gene encoding ribosome biogenesis factor YjgA produces the protein MVKKAKTYRPEEFDEIDDRPSRSQLKRDMIELQQLGADMAALGDKVVKEAGLPPEVEKALLLIKSMTKHEARRRHMQYVGKLMRTFDTTHVRELVETAKLGHQVKTAEFQRVEDLRDRLLDGDDDLLSKLYEVYPDEAQRLRQLALGARREAAGGKPPKESRALFRLLRSLPPFEE, from the coding sequence ATGGTCAAGAAAGCCAAAACATACCGTCCCGAAGAATTCGACGAAATCGACGACCGCCCCAGCCGCTCCCAGCTGAAGCGCGACATGATCGAGCTGCAACAGCTCGGCGCCGACATGGCCGCGCTGGGCGACAAGGTGGTCAAGGAGGCGGGCCTGCCCCCGGAAGTGGAAAAGGCCCTGCTGCTCATCAAGAGCATGACCAAGCACGAGGCCCGGCGGCGGCACATGCAGTACGTGGGCAAGCTCATGCGGACCTTCGACACCACCCACGTGCGCGAGTTGGTCGAAACGGCCAAGCTCGGCCACCAGGTCAAGACCGCCGAGTTCCAGCGCGTGGAAGACCTGCGCGACCGGCTGCTCGACGGCGACGACGACCTGCTCTCCAAGCTCTACGAAGTCTACCCGGACGAGGCCCAGCGTCTCCGCCAGCTCGCCCTTGGCGCGCGCCGGGAAGCCGCCGGCGGCAAGCCGCCCAAGGAATCCCGCGCCCTCTTCCGCCTCCTCCGCTCCCTGCCTCCCTTCGAGGAGTAG
- a CDS encoding DMT family transporter, with protein MVIEEGKTKAFLALWGAVLLWASSFIVLKIAFQRFDPMVVIFGRMFVASLGFMLVFRRLRHIDYQPGDWKLLAFMGVCEPGLYFIFEALALTYTDASQAGMICALLPLMVAVAARLVLGEPLSKRMASGFGLAIVGAVLLSAVAEKTDTASNPVLGNFLEFLAMICACGYMIAMKKLMPRYNSWFLTMIQAFIGAVFYFPLLFLPSTKMPVAFDFTGVASILYLGTFVTIMAYGLYNYGMSKIPTAQASAFINLIPVITLILGMVLLGERLNWMQYAASVIVIGGVYVSQDNKSRKVAAAA; from the coding sequence ATGGTCATCGAGGAAGGTAAGACGAAGGCATTTCTGGCCCTTTGGGGAGCGGTCCTGCTCTGGGCCAGCTCGTTCATCGTGCTCAAGATCGCCTTCCAGCGGTTCGACCCCATGGTGGTCATCTTCGGCCGCATGTTCGTGGCCAGCCTCGGCTTCATGCTCGTGTTCCGACGGCTCCGGCACATCGACTACCAGCCCGGCGACTGGAAGCTGCTCGCCTTCATGGGCGTGTGCGAACCGGGGCTGTACTTCATTTTCGAGGCCCTGGCCCTGACCTATACCGACGCCTCGCAGGCGGGCATGATCTGCGCCCTGCTGCCGCTGATGGTGGCCGTGGCCGCGCGGCTGGTGCTGGGCGAACCGCTGTCCAAGCGGATGGCCTCGGGCTTCGGCCTGGCCATCGTGGGTGCGGTGCTGCTCTCCGCCGTGGCCGAGAAGACGGACACCGCCTCCAACCCGGTTCTCGGCAACTTCCTGGAATTCCTGGCCATGATCTGCGCCTGCGGATACATGATCGCCATGAAAAAGCTGATGCCTCGCTACAACTCGTGGTTCCTGACCATGATCCAGGCGTTCATCGGCGCGGTGTTCTATTTTCCGCTGCTCTTCCTGCCCTCCACCAAGATGCCCGTGGCCTTCGACTTCACGGGCGTGGCCTCGATCCTCTATCTGGGCACCTTCGTGACCATCATGGCCTACGGGCTGTACAACTACGGCATGTCCAAGATTCCCACGGCCCAGGCCTCGGCGTTCATCAACCTGATCCCGGTGATCACCCTGATCCTGGGCATGGTCCTGCTGGGCGAACGGCTGAACTGGATGCAGTACGCGGCCTCGGTGATCGTCATCGGCGGGGTCTACGTCAGCCAGGACAACAAGTCCCGCAAGGTTGCAGCTGCCGCCTAA
- a CDS encoding 1,4-dihydroxy-6-naphthoate synthase has product MPRNLSIGFSPCPNDTYIFHALATGLIQWPGGLSVTLADVEELNGLAASGSLDVVKISVAAAAGILDDYVLLRAGGAMGYGAGPVLVSGRDRTLESLDGARVAIPGERTTANLIFGLCCREAGIAVERVPMVFDEVMPAVEAGSVEAGVVIHEGRFTFSERGLKRVLDLGAWWEGFTGLPIPLGAIAIRRSLGEDTARRMNEAIRRSLGAARANPEAGRDYVRSHAQELSEDVVCSHIETFVTDYSLDVGESGMEAVSRLLAEAGCTRKDIFIEI; this is encoded by the coding sequence ATGCCTAGGAATTTGAGCATCGGCTTTTCCCCCTGTCCCAACGACACCTATATCTTTCACGCCCTGGCCACCGGGCTGATCCAGTGGCCGGGCGGGCTGTCCGTGACCCTGGCCGACGTGGAGGAGCTGAACGGGCTGGCCGCATCCGGGTCGCTGGACGTGGTCAAGATCTCGGTGGCGGCCGCCGCGGGAATCCTGGACGACTACGTGCTGCTGCGCGCGGGCGGGGCCATGGGCTACGGGGCCGGGCCGGTGCTGGTGTCGGGCCGGGACAGGACGCTCGAATCCCTGGACGGTGCGCGGGTGGCCATCCCCGGCGAGCGGACCACGGCCAACCTGATCTTCGGCCTCTGCTGCCGCGAGGCGGGCATCGCCGTGGAGCGCGTGCCCATGGTCTTCGACGAGGTCATGCCCGCCGTGGAGGCGGGATCGGTGGAAGCGGGCGTGGTCATCCACGAGGGGCGGTTCACGTTCTCGGAACGCGGCTTGAAGCGGGTCCTGGACCTGGGCGCGTGGTGGGAGGGATTTACCGGGCTGCCCATCCCGCTGGGGGCCATCGCCATCAGGCGCTCACTGGGCGAGGACACGGCCCGGCGCATGAACGAGGCCATCCGGCGGTCGCTGGGCGCGGCGCGAGCCAACCCCGAGGCCGGGCGCGACTATGTCCGCAGCCATGCCCAGGAGCTGAGCGAAGACGTGGTGTGCAGTCACATCGAGACCTTCGTCACCGACTACAGCCTGGACGTGGGGGAGTCCGGGATGGAGGCCGTGTCCCGGCTGCTGGCCGAGGCGGGCTGCACCCGGAAGGACATCTTCATCGAGATTTAG
- a CDS encoding TetR/AcrR family transcriptional regulator, with protein sequence MTPSPKTFENLPEEKRRRVLDEATVEFAEHGYHQASVNRIVDRLGIAKGSLFKYFGNKQGLFEHLFGRAVAGFKKPLKEIRDTSGLTFFERIERSLVAGCRFVEDHPQLYRIYLKMLFNENFPLRERFLGEIRGAHAKYLRRLIEDGIQAGQLPADLDTDTAVFTLHAVMDRFFQDHAVPPLDGEPSEPAALPDKARSLAEFLRRGLAATPSQE encoded by the coding sequence ATGACGCCCTCCCCCAAGACATTCGAGAATCTGCCCGAGGAAAAGCGCAGGCGCGTGCTGGACGAGGCCACGGTCGAGTTCGCGGAGCACGGCTACCACCAGGCGTCCGTGAACCGCATCGTGGACCGCCTGGGCATCGCCAAGGGCTCGCTGTTCAAGTATTTCGGCAACAAGCAGGGATTGTTCGAGCACCTCTTCGGCCGCGCCGTGGCCGGTTTCAAGAAGCCGCTGAAGGAAATCCGGGACACTTCGGGCCTCACCTTTTTCGAGCGCATCGAACGCAGCCTGGTGGCCGGATGCCGGTTCGTGGAGGACCATCCCCAGCTCTACCGCATCTACCTCAAGATGCTGTTCAACGAAAATTTCCCGCTGCGCGAGCGGTTCCTCGGCGAGATTCGGGGCGCGCATGCCAAGTACCTGCGCCGTCTCATCGAGGACGGCATCCAGGCCGGGCAGTTGCCCGCCGATCTCGACACGGACACGGCGGTGTTCACCCTGCACGCGGTCATGGACCGTTTCTTCCAGGACCACGCCGTGCCGCCCCTGGACGGCGAACCGTCCGAACCGGCCGCCCTGCCGGACAAGGCCCGATCCCTGGCCGAGTTCCTGCGCCGCGGGCTGGCCGCCACCCCTTCCCAGGAGTAG
- the mqnC gene encoding cyclic dehypoxanthinyl futalosine synthase → MDKMKTIFEKILEGERIGFDEAELLYAEAGFHDLGRLAHAVRLRKHPEPMVTYVVDRNINYSNVCVCCCKFCAFYREPGAADGYVLSFEEIGRKIDETLALGGTQILMQGGHHPDLPLSWYEEMLRYIKAEHPVHIHAFSPPEVVFWGEKENISVAEVIRRLREAGLDSIPGGGAEILVDEVRSRVAPNKCPSEQWLGVMEEAHAQGLRTTATMMFGHLETPAQRLEHLFRVREVQDRTGGFTAFIPWTFQPDNTALPGCRKLTSVEYLRTLAVSRLVLDNVDNIQVSWVTMGPKIAQLALYFGGNDFGSTMIEENVVKAAGVAFRLSREEIHRLVRGAGFTPRQRTMDYTMVEAR, encoded by the coding sequence ATGGATAAGATGAAAACGATATTCGAGAAGATTCTGGAAGGCGAACGCATCGGGTTCGATGAGGCCGAGCTGCTTTACGCCGAGGCCGGGTTCCACGACCTGGGAAGACTGGCCCATGCGGTCCGGCTGCGCAAGCACCCCGAGCCGATGGTCACCTACGTTGTGGACCGGAACATCAACTATTCCAACGTCTGCGTCTGCTGCTGCAAGTTCTGCGCGTTCTACCGCGAGCCCGGGGCTGCGGACGGGTACGTCCTGTCCTTCGAGGAGATCGGCCGCAAGATCGACGAGACCCTGGCCCTGGGCGGCACGCAGATACTGATGCAGGGCGGGCACCATCCCGACCTGCCGCTCTCCTGGTACGAGGAAATGCTGCGCTACATCAAGGCCGAGCATCCCGTGCACATCCACGCCTTCTCGCCGCCCGAGGTGGTCTTCTGGGGCGAGAAGGAGAACATTTCCGTGGCCGAGGTCATCCGCCGCTTGCGCGAGGCCGGGCTGGACTCCATTCCCGGCGGCGGCGCCGAGATCCTGGTGGACGAGGTCCGCTCCCGCGTGGCCCCCAACAAATGCCCGTCGGAGCAGTGGCTCGGGGTCATGGAAGAGGCCCACGCCCAGGGGCTGCGGACCACCGCGACCATGATGTTCGGGCACCTCGAGACCCCGGCGCAACGGCTGGAGCATCTCTTCCGGGTGCGCGAGGTCCAGGACCGCACCGGCGGGTTCACCGCCTTCATCCCCTGGACCTTCCAGCCGGACAACACCGCCCTGCCCGGTTGCCGCAAGCTGACCAGCGTGGAGTATCTGCGCACCCTGGCCGTATCCCGGCTGGTGCTCGACAACGTGGACAACATCCAGGTCTCCTGGGTGACCATGGGGCCGAAGATCGCCCAGCTCGCCCTCTATTTCGGCGGCAACGACTTCGGGTCCACCATGATCGAGGAGAACGTGGTCAAGGCCGCAGGCGTGGCCTTCCGGCTGTCACGCGAGGAAATCCACCGGCTGGTCCGAGGGGCCGGGTTCACGCCCCGCCAGCGGACCATGGACTACACCATGGTGGAGGCGCGGTAA
- a CDS encoding menaquinone biosynthetic enzyme MqnA/MqnD family protein produces the protein MPIRLGKIGYLNVLPIYHPLESGLLKNDFVVTSGPPAALNRLMDAGELDLSAASSVEYARHPDKYFLIPDIAIGSRGPVQSVLLLSRRPVQELDSKTILVSAQTHTSAALLGVLKKKLWKISTGLVTGNATAALEAGERPEAILCIGDEALNLRYHPDYPHRIDLGEAWRELTGLPFIFGVWLVSRESWERDGERLEAAARMLVEGKRWGEENIHEICVLAAEDSCLNDEEMCSYFDGLVYDLGPEEQRGLAAFYDCLVETGVLERAPELRFLPRI, from the coding sequence ATGCCCATCCGTCTCGGAAAAATCGGCTACCTCAACGTGCTGCCCATCTACCATCCGCTGGAATCGGGCCTCCTGAAGAACGACTTCGTGGTCACCTCCGGCCCGCCCGCCGCGCTCAACCGGCTCATGGACGCGGGCGAACTGGACCTGTCCGCCGCGTCGAGCGTTGAATACGCGCGGCACCCGGACAAATATTTCCTCATCCCCGACATCGCCATCGGCAGCCGGGGGCCGGTGCAGTCCGTGCTGCTCCTCAGCCGCCGCCCGGTGCAGGAGCTGGACTCCAAGACCATCCTGGTCAGCGCCCAGACCCACACCTCAGCCGCCCTGCTCGGCGTGCTCAAAAAGAAGCTCTGGAAGATATCGACCGGCCTGGTCACGGGCAACGCCACCGCCGCGCTTGAGGCCGGGGAACGCCCGGAGGCGATCCTGTGCATCGGCGACGAGGCCCTGAACCTGCGCTATCACCCGGACTACCCGCACCGCATCGACCTGGGCGAAGCGTGGCGCGAGTTGACCGGCCTGCCGTTCATCTTCGGCGTCTGGCTGGTGAGCCGGGAAAGCTGGGAAAGGGATGGCGAACGGTTGGAAGCCGCCGCCCGCATGCTCGTCGAGGGCAAACGGTGGGGCGAGGAGAACATCCACGAAATCTGCGTCCTGGCCGCCGAGGACAGCTGCCTGAACGACGAGGAGATGTGCTCCTATTTCGATGGGCTGGTCTACGACCTCGGGCCGGAGGAACAGCGGGGGCTGGCAGCATTTTACGACTGCCTGGTGGAAACCGGCGTCCTTGAGCGTGCGCCCGAGCTCCGGTTCCTGCCCCGAATCTGA
- a CDS encoding selenium metabolism-associated LysR family transcriptional regulator yields the protein MDIRKLEAFCKVYELQSFSKAGEAMFLSQPTISSHVANLEDELGVKLFDRLGRKVMPTQAGDVLYENMVSIFRNLDRAKAAIEVLRDRVVGELQVGCSTIPSHSILPGMLKAFSAKYPEVTFTVHTADSAEVIRRVACGDWPVGIVGKKPEEEELTSKLLAEDETILVASPKAPWLPTMATYDLDTLMGLPWVMRTKGSATRMVLENALALTGHTLQNLNIRCKVEGTCESLAHAACGVGVCFTSKLAAQPLLENGEVIQLRAPALEGRREFYLVHHGGRYMFPALKAFVEFHL from the coding sequence ATGGACATCCGGAAGCTTGAGGCCTTTTGCAAGGTCTACGAACTGCAGAGTTTTTCCAAGGCCGGAGAGGCCATGTTCCTGTCCCAGCCGACCATCAGCTCGCATGTGGCGAACCTGGAAGACGAACTCGGCGTCAAGCTCTTCGACCGGCTGGGCCGCAAGGTCATGCCCACCCAGGCCGGTGATGTCCTGTACGAAAACATGGTCAGCATCTTCCGCAACCTGGACCGGGCCAAGGCGGCCATCGAAGTCCTGCGCGACAGGGTGGTGGGCGAACTCCAGGTGGGGTGCAGCACCATCCCTTCCCACTCCATCCTTCCCGGCATGCTGAAGGCCTTTTCCGCGAAATATCCGGAGGTTACCTTCACCGTGCACACCGCTGACTCCGCCGAGGTCATTCGGCGAGTGGCCTGCGGCGACTGGCCGGTCGGCATCGTGGGCAAGAAGCCCGAAGAGGAAGAGCTGACGTCCAAGCTGTTGGCCGAGGACGAGACCATCCTGGTTGCGTCCCCCAAGGCCCCGTGGCTGCCGACCATGGCCACCTATGACCTGGATACCCTGATGGGGCTGCCCTGGGTCATGCGGACCAAGGGGTCGGCCACGCGCATGGTCCTGGAGAACGCCCTGGCCCTGACCGGGCATACCCTCCAGAACCTGAACATCCGCTGCAAGGTCGAGGGTACCTGCGAGAGCCTGGCGCACGCCGCTTGCGGGGTGGGCGTCTGCTTCACCTCGAAGCTGGCTGCCCAGCCCCTGCTGGAGAATGGCGAGGTGATCCAACTGCGCGCTCCGGCCCTGGAAGGGCGCAGGGAGTTCTACCTGGTCCACCATGGCGGCAGGTACATGTTCCCGGCCCTCAAGGCCTTCGTCGAGTTCCACCTGTAG
- the rplQ gene encoding 50S ribosomal protein L17, translating to MRHRKSGRKLNRTNTHRAAMFKNMARALLTYEQIRTTEPKAKELRRIVDKLITLALRNDLHTRRQAFKVLGSHQMVQRLFDEIGPRFEGGSGGYTRIVKLSQPRKGDCAPMVIIELTKKAGEAAPEAPAEEPKKAPAKKAAPKKAAPKKEAPVEEKPEAAAPEAEQE from the coding sequence ATGAGGCATAGAAAGTCTGGCCGCAAACTGAATCGGACCAATACGCACCGTGCCGCCATGTTCAAGAACATGGCCCGCGCGCTCCTGACCTACGAGCAGATCCGGACCACCGAGCCCAAGGCCAAGGAACTTCGTCGCATCGTCGACAAGCTCATCACCCTGGCCCTGCGCAACGACCTGCATACTCGCCGCCAGGCCTTCAAGGTCCTCGGCAGCCATCAGATGGTTCAGCGTCTCTTCGACGAGATCGGTCCCCGTTTCGAGGGCGGATCCGGCGGTTACACCCGCATCGTCAAGCTGTCCCAGCCCCGCAAGGGCGACTGCGCTCCCATGGTCATCATCGAACTGACCAAAAAGGCCGGCGAGGCCGCTCCCGAGGCTCCGGCCGAGGAGCCCAAGAAGGCCCCCGCCAAGAAAGCCGCTCCGAAAAAGGCCGCTCCCAAGAAGGAAGCCCCTGTCGAGGAAAAGCCCGAAGCGGCTGCCCCCGAGGCCGAACAGGAATAA